Within Telopea speciosissima isolate NSW1024214 ecotype Mountain lineage chromosome 8, Tspe_v1, whole genome shotgun sequence, the genomic segment AAGCCATAAGTTATCAGAAGTGGCAAGAAAAGCAGAAGTATCAAGATAAATTACAAATCCACCCAATAATAATTTAAACTGGAAATAACACCATTAGTATCAAGAGGCAGAGGATcgcaaaaaagagaagaatgccaggttaaaccttcttcttcaccCTTGTGTATAGAAGCAGCCATCCAAACAGGCCTATTGGCAAGTTGTAGCTGCAGATCTTCCATAATAGCACTTTCTTGTTCAGAAGCTTCAGCATGTCCTACAGCTGAATGCAAAGGAATTGTGATTAAATAGAACTCCTCCACAAGAAATCAAAGACTCAGAAGGTCTCTAAGAGGAACAAATGACCGTTTGTTTGTCCACAAGTTGTTCAAAGATTGCATATTACAATGTGGGTATAAGAAATCTGGGGAAGggaatctttcttctccttataCTAATGTATAAGGAATCCCGGGAACGCAGTcgttccctttttctttttcctctctcttttatcTATAGGAAGTGTAAAGGGCACTCATGTAACCATGAATTGAGGCCCAAAACTTGTCATATTACCTCAGCACATCATGTTGGAGTAAGAAAAATGATTAACAGTTCTTTTGACAAACTGTTCTTTACTTGACACCATTTTTTCACTTAAAAATTTCATGCACCTAATCAATAGGTGTACCATATTTCAAGTCACCAGCAAAGTTGATGGTGAAAGGTCGGGCTTGCAGCAGCTGAAACTGGATTGCCTCTATTGTGCTCTGCTTGACACAACAAGATCAGTCATGATTTCATAGACAAAATGCCATAACAACAGTAACAGTGACAACAATCACAGGGAGGGAGACAGACATACTATTGGGGCAATCAATGAAAATCTTGACAGCATCAATGAAATCAAGGGGAGTGCTATTGGTGCTGACCAAAGTTTGAAGGATTTAGAAGACATCCGTGCATTCAGCAATGCCACCACAATCTGAATACATCATAACATTGTGAAAATTAAATACAAACAATGACATAAAACATGTAAGCGAGACATCATGACATTGTGAAAATTAAATGAAACAATGACTGGAGCGGTGTTTTTGGTCTTCCCAAGGCCACCATCAAGGCTGCcgaatctattatgtgtgctttcctctggaaaggtgtGGACTCAGCCAGATTCCTCCATCCCAAGAGCTGGTCTACTATTTGCTtgcccaaatctgaaggaggccttgggctcagAAGGATGAAAGATGTCAATTTGGCAGGCTCTATCAAGTTGTTATGGAAGCTCCTCACCAACAAATCCAGTATTTGGACCTCTTGGGTGTATGCTGGACCCCTTTGtagagactctatttggactgtcagATCTGCCCCCGACTCTTCCTGGATTTGGCGTAGAGTGTTGCAAGTGAGGCATATAGTCAGGGGAGCTATTTCTTGCAGGATAGATGATGGGTCCCAGACTTACCTTTGGCTCGACAACTGGCATCCTTCAGGTGTCCTTGCCTCCATTGTCAACCCCCGCACCATATTTGCTTCCGGCCTGGACAGGTTTACTCTAGTGGCTTCCATTATCACCAGTGGTTCGTGGTCCCCGCCCCCTTCCCCCCCGCCCCTCGTTGATCTgtggagctccctcccccctatCCCCCCTGGTCACTGAGGAAGAGGTGATACCATCTTGTGGCTCCCCTCCACCTCAGGTACTTTTAGCTCCCGCTCGGCTTGGGACTTGGTTAGACAAAGAGGGACCCCATGTCCTTGGCACAAAGTGGTTTGGTTTAAAGGGCACATTCCTCGGCAGAGCTTCACCGCTTGGCATGCCTTAGCTAACTGCCTCCCCACCCAAACTTTTCTCATCCATCGCCACATGCAAGTCTCCACCagctgctgcctttgttggaatgggcacGAAGATACAGACCAtctgttcttctcttgcccctttgctgcctccatctgGAAACGGGTCCTTCGTCACTACTGGCCCGCTAGGAGAACGCCCCTCCCTCTTCCCCGTGAAtgggtgatgcagattcatcagcACAATacgcttgttttattaggaataagtctagggttggattCTATacgtgttgggcctttgatcccaaaggttttctatgtaataggccactttaatgagcctaaactaggggtacataggttgcatacaggattagcccaatacttagtttattttatgttttttaattgaaccgattcaaattggttgcatccaattggttcaatttaagtgatcatgtgacttggttaagtggtcatgtgacaacttaagtggtcatgtgatctaagttgggctggactaggactctataagtccagccatgttttgagtctatttcctttagtattctagtttcctagtcagtttaagttacctaataggttagggatagggttaggccattcctttttagtatctaagtctatttttgagtcttctatataagtttgtaagagaggccagcattgaacacgaatttgattaataaaaattagctttatgcttgctgccattgctgctgctctttgtgagtgtatatccttgtggatctcaaggtggtaaagagtaggtggactcctgcgactccttgcattgtgaagatcgggaggctcTTTCAAATcctcaagctgctgccattgtcctGCAATACAGCGAGTTCGAAccagttttcttattttaaaactTCTTCTATAATCCTTcatcttcccttagacctaatccacagtcccctccatccatcaagccctaattctccattaaacctgcactcCTACTTCCACTAGGACTCCCCCATAACTCCAGTTTTAGCCATCACTTTCGAACCCTACTTCTAGCTTATATTCCCCACACCAATCCCCACATTCGACCTTAATCCTAGCCCTTAATCTCCAcgttatcccctccattccttcactccattaaaacccaaaacctgcaacacaattctgtccagaactatagaattttaaaaccttcccaaatcctattatttttataccatattgaccccctagacctgcccattaataccctataaacccctttcccaatatccaaccctaaccctaggaattgacctaaatcctagggctgtccatttgaaccagcagccccttttgttatttgatcctgttgtttggctcctagtaggtctcctacctatctaggactacattaataggtctggattgatatgacttttggggGTAACTCGATCTGTGACAAGAttggcaagcttgccttttgtgctactatttcccacatttggatggaacgtaaccttagaagatggacgtccaactcccgctcttttgacaagatttggaaggccatcttctttgatgtttcatctaaagcttATTCCCTCACCCTGAGTAGTGTcttggataccccaaggaacaggctgattgttgtctcctggggtctccctacCACCATTCTTCGCCCTAGCTAATCTTTAGCTTCGGCTTGTTGGCCctcgggcttgtatattcccccctccctttttcttcgtaatttaaattttcattcatccaaaaaaaaaaatgaaacaatgacaaaaaaaaaacccataaatgtGGGGAGAGACAAGGGGGAGGAGGAAAATGCATGGACCCTAAAGatgctaaaaaaaataaaatggaaaacacAAGAATATCCCAAAGGAGTAATTAGCAAACATTAAGAAGACAAATGATTGGTGGAATAATCATACCAGTTAAACAATTTACTGCAATCAAAAAGAAAGTAGGCTAATAATCAAGTAAACTGTAAAACAACGTTTATGTAAGACTATATGCATTCTTGATAGTGTTCCTAAATTCATAACATTTTGCAATCTTTGGTTTAGAGAAGTGTTTTATAATTCAAACTGCTCTGTGATAACATGTCATTATGTTTGCCCAATTCTCTAGTCTCAAATGCATGCTCACAACAAAGAAGCAAATTATCAATTTGAGAATCACTCACTCCTTTCTTAGAAGCTCCCAGTACAAGATTAGGCCAAAGTTCACTTTCAATTAGAAAAATAGCACTCGGATCCCAATAGCCAAGGAAAGCATCCATAGCAGCAGGAGTATCAAGAGGCGCAAACTGCAGCAGACCATGAAATTATAGTTAAGAGCATAACAaatgattttatgtttttaatgcCAACTATAAGAGAAGGATAGCAAGTAGACAATAatgtaaaaaaatcaaaacatggAAAATTAAGACAACTACAAAGCCATTGCCAACAACAGTGCCTTTTGTTTTTATCTCGGCTTTCAAGGTATCAGCCATATGAAATGAGGAATGGAAGAAAGGAATATAACAGAGAACAAGCATTAAAAAGGAACTTGAACTAAGAATAAACTCAGTGCCCTTGAACATTGCCAGAGGAAACACTAACAAACCACTAGACACGGAAGCTCCCATTTTCTCATCCCCAGCAGTAGTAAAAAAGCTTACAGCAAAGTAAAAGTTCAGATGGAACTCATTTTCCACAGGCAAAAACACAGTTAAAAATTTAGTACATTAAGTATGTAATAGTTTATGtttatcaacaacaacaactcagccttatcccaacttaatggggttgactacatggatcctagtaAAGACAAATAATTAATATAAAGTAAAGGAAAGGGGCACACAACATcgacacaaactctagggcatcgacCCTTCCTAGCTACGTAccacttcttaattgcccaacattctgctccaGGCCTCGAAATTGGAGTTTATTGCAACAACCGCATCACAACATCatactaaatggggtcggccacatggatctttgctctccactcagctctatttgaagtcaagCCAGGAACAAGTCCTAAGCTAaccatgtctttcttcaccacttctcctatggttatcttaggcctgcccctggctcttttggttccctcaatctgaatcagGTCATTCCTCCAGACTGGGCCATCCGAAGGCCTctattgaacatggtcatgctacctcaaatgactctctctaagtttatcatggatcaaagctactcccaacccagctctaatatggtcattccttactttatccttcctagttttcccacacatccatctcagcatcctcatctatgcaacaccaagtttatttatatgacacCTTTTCACAGCCTAACATTcagcaccatacatcatagatGTTCTAATGACAATCCTAcaaaatttttcttcaagttttaaAAGGATACGCCAATTGCACAGAACTCTGGTctcacctctccacttcatcccgcctattttaatcctctgggcgacatcatcttctatgtcaccctccttatttatgattgatcccaaatatctaaagtgatcactttgtgggatctccctctcaccaatattcaccacctcattatccgtcccaaagttgctaaagttacacaccatatattcggtcttagttctacttatcttcagaccttcagattccaaggttgatctccatagttccactttggcattaatccctgcttttgtctcatctaccaaaacaatatatTCTACGAATatcatacaccatgggacctcatcttgtatgtctcTGATTAAgacatccatgataagtgcaaacaaataaggtcTTAAGGCCAATCCTTGGTGTAACTCAATTGAGATTGGAAATTCACTGCCTTGGCCCCCCACCGTTCTAACGCTAGTCACCACATcagcatacatatctttaattaagtCTACGTATTTACATGACACCCTTCTTTTCTCTAGGATATTACAAATTAGCTTtctagggactctgtcgtaggctttttctaggtctataaagaccatatggagatccttcttgcccgctctatatctttccatgagtctcctaagtaagaaaATTGCCTCCATCAAGGATCTTCCTAGCATAGATTTGAATTGGTTTTTCAAAATAATAGTCTCCTTTCTAAGGTGGGTTtaaataaccctctcccataacttcatcgtATATTCATATGACTCATTAactttatgcctctatagttattacagttctgaatatctcctttgtttttataaattggGACCACAATCCTTCTACTCCATTTATCTGGCAAATAGTTTATGTTTATCAGGGGTATAAAATACAAAGATGTGTTCAACATGTGTATTATAGAGTTGGGTATAAAATACGAGTGGGATAATAGTGATTTTATTAACTGACCATCATCAGAGCAAAAAAATAATGAGACCTTGAATGCGGTTATCACTCCGAAGAACAAGTATTGTCAAATTGAGAGCAGCAGTAAGGAAAAATGCAGAGATGAATATGTTTGTAAACAACAAAGCTACGTCGAATTCTAACAAAATAAGGAAGAGTATGGCAAGTCACACTCTTATGGTATTTCTTTGTCACATAGATCACaataaattgaactaaaattaTTACTACCAGAGGATACACCAAATTTTATAGCCAACTCCATTCTTATGATAACCAATCATGCAGTACAAATTGAATGAACAGATCAGAAGGTACCTGATATATGACACCAAGTGGAAGCCGGTCCTTTATAACATTGCTGCAAACCAACAATAAAGTCGCCAATATTACCAACTGCTGTTGCTTCGCATCAGTTTTCCTTTTCCCCCCACTTTGTTAGTCCAATCTATCTACTTGAAGTGGATATCATCCTCATGAGTGAAAAATAATAATCGCATTAATAGAACACAACTTCACTGTCATCTCTTCCAAATTAAGTTCCCAATTCAAACCTACTGAACCAAAAAAGAACCCCCTCTGAAACCTTTATTTAAAATTAGTGGgtaatatttcttttggggatGGGGAGGTGGTGGTGTTGTTTGGATTTCGTCTTACAATGCGGAGTTCGTGGTCGTCGTCATCAAAATGGTAAGATCAGGGCGTTGCTGAATACAGTGTTTGATTATTGGGATTGCAGCCATTCCTTCACCTGACAATGGGTTTGGGTACAAACACGAAAAATCAATGAAAGCAAAAGAACGCAACTTTAAACAGCCAAGAATGGGGCGAACTCCCAAAGTTCAATCTCTTCTCAGGAAAAGAACAAGATTTGGAGTTAAAGACACAAAAGAACTAGAAGAATAGATCAAACCAACCTAATGACACGGCGTGAAACCAGACAAGAGGTCCAGAAGGGCGGGGAAGCGAAGGACGGCCGAAGCGTTCCCGCCAACGTAGAGGGTGCTCGAGTCCTTGGAGTCTTCGGCACTGGACGTGAAGATAGAGTAAAGGAGAGAGGCCATAGCTCAATGTCCTGTAGACCATGTAAATGTACTTACCCATCTCCCCGGCCATTTCTCTCCCAGCTCTTCCAGGACTGCATCCACTAATTGAAAAAAAGGGCTGTTTTTTACAGTTCAAGGAAGCATGCTTTGCacccccaaaaacccaaaaaataaaaagagtaaacatcatgtacaccccctgaggtttgttgaCCTATCATGTAGACCCTTAGATGTTTAAAATTTTACACACCTGGAATGACGGAACACCCATTCCGTTAGAGTGAACAGGTTAAATGATGATATCAGCAGTTCATAAATgtggaaatgaccaaaatcacctttcttcttctcctttctattttttttttc encodes:
- the LOC122671670 gene encoding probable 3-deoxy-D-manno-octulosonic acid transferase, mitochondrial isoform X1, whose product is MAGEMGKYIYMVYRTLSYGLSPLLYLHVQCRRLQGLEHPLRWRERFGRPSLPRPSGPLVWFHAVSLGEGMAAIPIIKHCIQQRPDLTILMTTTTNSAFNVIKDRLPLGVIYQFAPLDTPAAMDAFLGYWDPSAIFLIESELWPNLVLGASKKGIVVALLNARMSSKSFKLWSAPIALPLISLMLSRFSLIAPISTIEAIQFQLLQARPFTINFAGDLKYAVGHAEASEQESAIMEDLQLQLANRPVWMAASIHKGEEEVMLGVHKVLVKIYSNMLTIIVPRHPEEGRQIAIEVRKEGLNVVLRSSGEKILPSTNVYVVDTLGELSFLYRLAPIAVIGGSFLPGLAGHNISEAAAAGCAVLTGHHVGHFSHMVLEMQRSNPLSVMKVSGKLELVEALKELFSNAEVLEARRMAAKQAFFALSSGIITNFWNLIDLHVFRKAF
- the LOC122671670 gene encoding probable 3-deoxy-D-manno-octulosonic acid transferase, mitochondrial isoform X2, whose product is MAGEMGKYIYMVYRTLSYGLSPLLYLHVQCRRLQGLEHPLRWRERFGRPSLPRPSGPLVWFHAVSLGEGMAAIPIIKHCIQQRPDLTILMTTTTNSAFNVIKDRLPLGVIYQFAPLDTPAAMDAFLGYWDPSAIFLIESELWPNLVLGASKKGIVVALLNARMSSKSFKLWSAPIALPLISLMLSRFSLIAPISTIEAIQFQLLQARPFTINFAGDLKYAVGHAEASEQESAIMEDLQLQLANRPVWMAASIHKGEEEVMLGVHKVLVKIYSNMLTIIVPRHPEEGRQIAIEVRKEGLNVVLRSSGEKILPSTNVYVVDTLDYCCR